AGCATGATTCGTCGAGGGCAAAAATCAATAAATGCAAGTTATGGTAGCAAAAGTGCTGTTATGTTGGGAGATGCACTTTATGCAAAAGCTTTTTATCATCTGACTTTTTTTGATTCCTTGATTGCCCAAAGCCTCTCTAATGCCGTGTGCAGGCTTTCAAGTGGAGAAATCTATGATGTTTTTCTTGCTCAAAGCTTTAATCCTTCAAAAGAAAAATATTGCTTAATGATTGAAGAAAAAACCGCATCTTTAATTGCCTCTAGTGCAGAATGCGCTGCCATATTAGCTGGACTTGATGCAAAAGATTATTTTCATTATGGTAAATGCTTGGGGATTGCGTTTCAAATTATTGATGATATTTTGGATATTACTCAGCCTCAAGAAGTGCTTGGAAAACCTGCCATGAATGATTTCAAGGAGGGAAAAACAACACTTCCCTATCTTTTTTTGTTTGAAGCATTGGATCATGAGGGAAGAGAGAGGCTTCAAGGCTTGTGCGGAAAGGAATTAAATCAAGATGAGAAAAAATGGATAAAAGATCATTTGGAGAAATATTCCTGCATTGAAAAAAGTCAGCAGTTAGCTATAGGGATTGCTAAAGATTCTCTTGTAAAGATCAAAAATCCATATAATCCCGCATTGAAAGAGATGATTGATGCAATGATTCAGAGGAGCTTTTAATGTATTGTGTGATTAGTTTTTCTCATAAGCACCTTGATATTTCTATCAGAGAGCGCATCGCTTTTCCTCAAAGTGAATTAAAACAATTCTATACAAAACTTTTTTCTTCATTTTCATTTATTCAAGAGTGTATCTTATTGAGCACTTGCAATCGTTTTGAGCTATTGCTTGTTGTCAATTCTAAAGATGTTAAATCTATAGTTGAATGGATTGCTTCTTATCGAGATATTTCATTGTCGCAACTCCAATCAGGGGTGCAATTACTTTTTGAAGATGAGGCATTGGATCATATTTTCAGTGTTGCAAGTAGCTTGGATAGTTTGGTCTTGGGAGAAACGCAAATCACTGGACAGCTTAAAAATGCCTACAAGACTTCTTATGAGTTTGGATTTTGCAAAAAAGAACTTACAAGGGCGATGCATTTTGCTTTTAAATGCGCGGCCTTGATTCGTTCGCAAACACAGATCTCAAAAAGCCCCACCTCTGTCGCCTCTGTAGCAATTGCACATTTTTTAAATCTTAACCCACAAAAGAAAAAAGTTGTTGTTGTGGGAACAGGGGAGATTGGAATCTTGTGTGTTAAGTATCTTTTAAGCCATGGATTTGAAGTGCTTTTGCTGAGTAGGACTCTTGATCATGCCTGTGCAATCAAGCAAGAATTAAATGATGATCGCATCGATATTGCCTCTTTTGCAAATCTTACAGAAATCATCAATTCCCATCCTTATCTTTTTTGTGCCACGGGTGCGCCTCATGCAATCATCACAAAAGATATGATTAAAACCTGCTCTTTTCAGAGAATCTGGTTTGACTTGGCCCTGCCTAGAGATATTCAACCTCTAGAAGAAGAAAATATTGCATTATTTGTGATTGATGACTTGCAAGAGGTTGTGGTAGAAAATAAAAACAAAAGAGAAGAAGAGCTGCAAAAAGCAAGGGGAATGATTTGCCAACAAGTGAAGCTTTTTAGGCAATGGCTCGCAAGCCTTGATGTTGAGCCTTTGATTAAGGCCTTTAGAGAAAAAGCAAAGCAATGTTGCATTGATGAAGTATCAAGGGCGATCAAAAAAGGTTTTTTGGATTCTGCAGAAGAAGAGAAGGTGATGAGGATTATGCATAATGCCTTCAATAAATTTTTGCATCATCCAACGACCTATATCAAAACAATCAAGGAAAATCCCGAAAGCGATTTTATTGTCGAGAATATACAGAAACTTTTTGATTTGAGAGGAAAAGAGGTTTTTAATAATCCTTATAAATGCGAAAAACATCTCAAATACGATGAAGAAGGAAAATGATATGAAAATGAGTCAAAGCTTTATTTACACAATGAAAGAAACCCCGAAAGATGCTGAACTAAAGAGTCATCAATATCTTTTGCGTGGAGGATATATTCAGCAAGTAGGAGCGGGGATTTATAACCTTTTGCCTTTGGGGCATAGGGTGATTGAAAATATTAAAAATGTGATTCAAAAACATATGAATCAATCAGGGGCACAAGAGCTGACTTTGGGGTTTGTAACTCCTGCTTCATTTTGGCAAAAGTCTGGTCGGTATGAAAAGTATGGTAAAGAGCTTTTGAGATTTAAAGATAGAAAAGATCAAGATTTTGTTTTGGGCCCAACATATGAAGAGGGGATTGTGGAGTGCATCAAGGGGGTGATTAAAAGCTATAAGCAACTCCCTCTCAATCTTTATCAGATTCACTTAAAGTTCCGCGATGAAGTGCGTCCAAGATTTGGGTTGATCCGAGGAAGAGAATTTGTTATGAAAGATGCCTATAGCTTTCATTCTAGTGTAGAAGATCTTGATAGAGAGTTTGATTTGATGGAGCAGACTTATCGAAATATCTTTGATGAGCTTGGTATCCGTTATGCTGTTGTAGAGGCTGATAGTGGAGCAATTGGCGGAAGTGGAAGTAAGGAATTTATGCTTTTAAGTGAATGTGGAGAGGATACGCTGATTATTTGTCCTTCTTGTGGATATGCTAGCAATATTGAAGCAGGAGTGCGTCAAAATCGACAACTCCAAACACTTCAAGCAGAAGAAAAAAAGATTCACACCCCCTCCATGAAACAAATTGAAGTGCTTGCAAAAGAGCTTAAAATAGCTCCAGAAATGATTTTGAAATGTATCATCAAGGGGGTAAGGACGACACAGGGGAATAAGCAAGCTCTCTTTTTTATCTTGGGAGATGATCAACTTGAAGAAACCAAGGCATTGAACGCACTTATAAAGAAAGATGAGAGCGTTTTGGAGCTTTATGAGTTGAGCCAAGAGGAAATGCAAGGGTTTTCTCTTGGGTTTGTAGGACTTGGAGCAGGTGCGGATTATGTGTTTTATGATCTTGCATTGCAAAAAGGAGAGAAATATCTTACAGGAGCAAATGAGGTAGATTTTCATTGTATCAAGACATTTTTAGAGGGTGAGCAAGTGGATTTGGCACTTGTCAGAGAGGGTGATGGATGCAGGCATTGTGGGTGTGCGTTGCAATACCAAAGAGGAATAGAAATTGGCCATATTTTCAAGCTTGGGACCAAGTATTCTCAGCCTATGGGTGCGACATTTTTGGATCAGAATGGAAAGGCTCAACCCTTCATTATGGGATGCTATGGAATTGGTGTGTCAAGAATCCTTTCTGCTTTTATCGAGCAAAACCATGATGATAGAGGGATAATTTGGAATCGTGTTTTATCCCCATTTGAATCCGTGATTATTGTTTCAAATATGAAAGATGAGGCTCAAAAGGAAGCTGGGGAAAAACTCTATCAAAAAATGCTTTTAGAGGGAAAAAGGGTGCTTTTTGATGATCGCTCAGAGCGTTTTGGAGTGAAAATGAGTGATTTTGAGCTTTTGGGGATCCCTGAGGCTTTCTTGGTAGGGAAAGAGCTTGAGCACGGAAAGATCGAAAGGATCCAAAGATTAGACTTATCAAAACAAAGCATAATGATTGAAGA
The DNA window shown above is from Helicobacter kayseriensis and carries:
- the hemA gene encoding glutamyl-tRNA reductase, with amino-acid sequence MYCVISFSHKHLDISIRERIAFPQSELKQFYTKLFSSFSFIQECILLSTCNRFELLLVVNSKDVKSIVEWIASYRDISLSQLQSGVQLLFEDEALDHIFSVASSLDSLVLGETQITGQLKNAYKTSYEFGFCKKELTRAMHFAFKCAALIRSQTQISKSPTSVASVAIAHFLNLNPQKKKVVVVGTGEIGILCVKYLLSHGFEVLLLSRTLDHACAIKQELNDDRIDIASFANLTEIINSHPYLFCATGAPHAIITKDMIKTCSFQRIWFDLALPRDIQPLEEENIALFVIDDLQEVVVENKNKREEELQKARGMICQQVKLFRQWLASLDVEPLIKAFREKAKQCCIDEVSRAIKKGFLDSAEEEKVMRIMHNAFNKFLHHPTTYIKTIKENPESDFIVENIQKLFDLRGKEVFNNPYKCEKHLKYDEEGK
- a CDS encoding polyprenyl synthetase family protein, encoding MSEIIEVMQKLIKDFQNPFLEQMFSQISHGKMLRSSMVLAIAGKNQQSIELCAIIELIQLASLLHDDVIDESMIRRGQKSINASYGSKSAVMLGDALYAKAFYHLTFFDSLIAQSLSNAVCRLSSGEIYDVFLAQSFNPSKEKYCLMIEEKTASLIASSAECAAILAGLDAKDYFHYGKCLGIAFQIIDDILDITQPQEVLGKPAMNDFKEGKTTLPYLFLFEALDHEGRERLQGLCGKELNQDEKKWIKDHLEKYSCIEKSQQLAIGIAKDSLVKIKNPYNPALKEMIDAMIQRSF
- a CDS encoding proline--tRNA ligase; protein product: MKMSQSFIYTMKETPKDAELKSHQYLLRGGYIQQVGAGIYNLLPLGHRVIENIKNVIQKHMNQSGAQELTLGFVTPASFWQKSGRYEKYGKELLRFKDRKDQDFVLGPTYEEGIVECIKGVIKSYKQLPLNLYQIHLKFRDEVRPRFGLIRGREFVMKDAYSFHSSVEDLDREFDLMEQTYRNIFDELGIRYAVVEADSGAIGGSGSKEFMLLSECGEDTLIICPSCGYASNIEAGVRQNRQLQTLQAEEKKIHTPSMKQIEVLAKELKIAPEMILKCIIKGVRTTQGNKQALFFILGDDQLEETKALNALIKKDESVLELYELSQEEMQGFSLGFVGLGAGADYVFYDLALQKGEKYLTGANEVDFHCIKTFLEGEQVDLALVREGDGCRHCGCALQYQRGIEIGHIFKLGTKYSQPMGATFLDQNGKAQPFIMGCYGIGVSRILSAFIEQNHDDRGIIWNRVLSPFESVIIVSNMKDEAQKEAGEKLYQKMLLEGKRVLFDDRSERFGVKMSDFELLGIPEAFLVGKELEHGKIERIQRLDLSKQSIMIEEFLRN